Proteins encoded within one genomic window of Cucumis sativus cultivar 9930 chromosome 3, Cucumber_9930_V3, whole genome shotgun sequence:
- the LOC101217537 gene encoding uncharacterized protein LOC101217537, which yields MPVDDKAPLRRMIHFSFPIRFGNPKNLLNPQPNRHQSKLFHNLPMADVLPSSRRPVCPSCSKPARICLCSRFRSSSVENSVGVIILQHSLEKNHPLNSARIVKLGLKNVEIATVSDVNFEARFTIRLPEPNSAAQNLDPDIECSFRNGHGTIQKPQIQDGSIVDKLNCTKTNEGAAISVTIGKHGVVNSFDHIWMQLPGFQELKINEFLASPEIRASLAKGFIVKKMQKRQLVESKGLEEYAEFEIQVPPKSVLLFPSENAFTVSGGVDGSDFYINNLIVLDGTWAKAKRMYNENPWLRLLPHMKLDLEIMSLYSEVRHQPKIGFLSTIESIVYALKLIGDHPEGLDDLLDVFESMIGDQRRCKDERLKITSQF from the coding sequence ATGCCCGTCGACGACAAAGCGCCGCTGAGAAGGatgattcatttttcatttccaatACGATTCGGGAACCCTAAAAACCTGCTTAATCCCCAGCCAAATCGTCATCAATCCAAGCTTTTCCATAACCTACCAATGGCGGATGTTCTTCCCAGTTCCAGAAGACCCGTTTGTCCATCCTGCTCGAAACCGGCCCGTATCTGTCTCTGTTCGCGGTTTCGTAGTTCCAGTGTCGAGAACTCAGTTGGGGTAATCATTCTTCAGCACAGTTTAGAGAAAAACCATCCGCTTAATTCTGCTAGAATCGTAAAATTAGGTCTCAAGAATGTGGAGATCGCCACCGTTTCCGACGTTAACTTCGAGGCTCGCTTTACTATTCGGCTGCCTGAACCTAATTCCGCAGCACAAAATCTTGATCCTGATATAGAATGTAGTTTCAGAAATGGTCATGGTACGATTCAAAAGCCACAAATTCAGGATGGGTCTATTGTCGATAAACTTAACTGCACAAAAACTAACGAAGGAGCTGCAATTTCTGTTACGATTGGGAAACATGGCGTCGTTAACTCATTCGATCACATCTGGATGCAACTACCGGGTTTTCAGGAGCTTAAAATCAATGAGTTCTTGGCATCTCCAGAAATTAGGGCATCATTAGCAAAAGGGTTCATCGTCAAGAAAATGCAGAAGCGGCAGCTAGTTGAAAGCAAGGGGCTAGAAGAATATGCTGAGTTCGAGATTCAGGTTCCTCCCAAGTCAGTTCTACTTTTTCCCTCTGAAAATGCATTTACTGTAAGTGGTGGTGTTGATGGTAgtgatttttatattaataatttgatagtTTTAGATGGAACATGGGCAAAAGCAAAGAGAATGTACAATGAAAATCCTTGGTTGAGGCTTTTGCCACATATGAAGTTGGACTTAGAGATCATGAGCTTGTATAGTGAAGTGAGACATCAGCCTAAGATTGGTTTTTTGTCCACCATTGAAAGCATTGTCTATGCCTTGAAGCTAATAGGAGATCACCCTGAGGGGCTGGATGATTTGTTGGATGTTTTTGAGTCTATGATAGGAGATCAAAGGAGATGTAAAGATGAGAGGCTCAAAATTACTAgtcaattttaa